The Hymenobacter swuensis DY53 genome includes the window GGGCAAGCCCACGGCAGCTAACACGTATAACGTGTGGCCCCTCACGGTGGAAAGTCCCTCGCACGGTACCCGCCAGCTGGTAGCCAACCCGGCTGATGCCACCTTCTCCCCCTTCGGCTGGCACGATGTGGATGGCGTGGCCGGTGCCGAGTACACTATCACGCGCGGCAACAACGTGCACGCCTATGATGACCGCTCGAACCGGAACGTGTACACGGCCGGCACCACCCTTAGCCCCGATGGCGGCGCAAACCTGGAGTTTGACTTTCCCTTCAATGACGCCCTGACTGCCCCGGCTGTTTCCAACCTGAACGCGGCCGTGGTCAACCTGTTCTACTGGAACAACCTGATGCACGACGTGATGGCCTATAAGGGCTTCGACGAAGTGAGTGGCAACTTCCAGGCAAAGAACTACGGCGGCACCGGCCTCGGCAACGACGACGTGCGGGCCGAAGCGCAGGATGCCTCCACGGCAACTACTGTCAGCCTGAACAACGCTAACTTCTCGACTCCGGTAGATGGCTCCCGACCCCGCATGCAGATGTATCTGTGGGATAAATCGGAGCTGGCTATCAACATCACGGCTCCTAGCACGCTGGCTGGCTCGCTAGTGGCTACGGAAGGCTCTATTGGCCGTAAACTCAACCGCGTAGGACCTGTTACCGGCAACCTGGTGCTGGTGAACGACGGCACTACCACGCCCAGCCTTGGCTGCAACACCACGTACGCCAACGCGGCCGACGTAAGCGGCAACATTGCCCTCGTTGACCGGGGCACCTGCAACTTTGGTCTTAAAGTGAAAAACGCCCAGCTGGCTGGTGCCCGCATGGTGGTAGTTATTGACAACGCCGTGGGTGGTACCGTTCCCGTTTCTATGGGCGGCTCCGCCGATACAGTCGGGGTGCGGATTCCTTCGATTGCCATCCTGAAAGTTGATGGTGACCGGATCAAAGCGGCCTTGCAGGCCGGTCAGACGGTTTCCATCACCGCCTCGGGCAATTACTACATGCGCGACGGGGACTTCGACAACGGCATCGTTGCCCACGAGTATGGCCACGGCATCTCTACCCGCCTCACCGGCGGCCCCGGTAACTCCAGCTGCCTGAGCAGCGCCGAGCAGATGGGAGAAGGCTGGAGTGACTTCTTTGCCCTCTGGATGACCACCAAACCCGGCGACGTGAGCACCACGGGCCGCGGTATCGGCACATATGCTTCCTTCGAGCCCGTAACGGGCGGCGGCATCCGCCCCACCCGCTACAGCACCGATATGAAGCTCAACCCCGCTACCTATGCACTGGTGGGTACCGGCATCTACAATACGTATGTTGACGCCGCTGGTCAGACCCGCAACCAAGTCCACAACATCGGCTACATCTGGGCTACCACGCTATGGGATTTGAACTGGGCCCTGATTGACAAATACGGCTACAACGCCGACCTAAAAGCTAACA containing:
- a CDS encoding T9SS-dependent M36 family metallopeptidase, whose protein sequence is MARTLAVAALLAVPGLAAAQNAPLEQALGALKARQSSLGLLSVDIADAAVTSQYTDKSNGISHVYLRQRVQGVEVYGAVADVHLTQAGKIAGLHSSFLTNAAAQARNATPSLTAGQAVAAAAKALGMPAPRNLDIRKAGSATEGMEFNDGGISLDKIPVKLMYLPLADGSLRLVWDVTLAPLNGEHYWNARVDAATGELLDKTDYTISESFSVSSLIRPIAQAASAAAQPASAPGTATAGKPTAANTYNVWPLTVESPSHGTRQLVANPADATFSPFGWHDVDGVAGAEYTITRGNNVHAYDDRSNRNVYTAGTTLSPDGGANLEFDFPFNDALTAPAVSNLNAAVVNLFYWNNLMHDVMAYKGFDEVSGNFQAKNYGGTGLGNDDVRAEAQDASTATTVSLNNANFSTPVDGSRPRMQMYLWDKSELAINITAPSTLAGSLVATEGSIGRKLNRVGPVTGNLVLVNDGTTTPSLGCNTTYANAADVSGNIALVDRGTCNFGLKVKNAQLAGARMVVVIDNAVGGTVPVSMGGSADTVGVRIPSIAILKVDGDRIKAALQAGQTVSITASGNYYMRDGDFDNGIVAHEYGHGISTRLTGGPGNSSCLSSAEQMGEGWSDFFALWMTTKPGDVSTTGRGIGTYASFEPVTGGGIRPTRYSTDMKLNPATYALVGTGIYNTYVDAAGQTRNQVHNIGYIWATTLWDLNWALIDKYGYNADLKANTGGNNVALRLVLDGCKLQPCNPGFLDGRNAILKADSINNKGANSGLIWRVFARRGMGFSAVQGSSSVLTDQTAAYDLPAILSSSKQLNEKLLEVYPNPANGQVLVRTQVSSTAPVQVEMVSLLGQRVSVQTASAARLQQEGVTLNTAKLAAGVYMVRLTTSEGIITKKVVVQH